Genomic window (Campylobacter sp. RM16704):
ATGGTCTTTTTGCGTGTGGTGAAGCAGCTTGTTGGGATATGCATGGATTTAACCGCTTAGGTGGAAATTCATGTTCAGAAACCGTTGTAGCAGGCATGATCGTAGGAGATTATTTTGCACAATATTGTAAAGAAAATGGTAATGATATTGATACAAATGTTGTTAAATCTTTCCTTTCTAAAGAGTATGATTATTTAAAATCTCTTGTAAGTAAAGAAGGAAAACATGATGTATTTGAAATCAAAAATAGAATGAAAGATATCATGTGGGAAAAAGTAGCTATCTTTAGAACAGGTCAAGGTCTTGAAGAAGCTGTTAAAGAGCTTGAAGAGTTATATCAAAAATCACTTGATCTAAAAGTGCATGATAAAGAATTAAAATGTGCAAATCCAGAGCTTGAAGAAGCTTATAGAGTTCCAAGAATGTTAAAAATCGCTTTATGTGTAGCTTATGGAGCACTTTTAAGAACAGAAAGTCGTGGAGCACACTATAGAGAAGATTATCCAAAAAGAGATGACTTAAATTGGATGAAAAGAACTAATACTTACTGGGTAGAAGGTGAAAGTATGCCTAGAATTGAGTATGAAGATCTTGACATCATGAAAATGGAAATTCCACCTGCATTTAGAGGTTATGGTGCTAAAGGAAATATTATTGAAAATCCATTGAGTGAAAAACGCCAAGCAGAAGTAGATGCGATCCGTGAAAAAATGGAAGCAGAAGGCAAAGGAAGATATGAAATTCAAAATGCTTTAATGCCTTATGAACTACAAGCTAAATTTAAAGCACCAAATCAAAGAATAGGAGTTGATTATGAGTAGAAAATTAACAATAAGAGCATTTAAGTATAACCCATTAAGTAAAATTTCTAAGCCTCATTTTGTTACTTATGAGCTTGAAGAAACTCCATTTATGACAATTTTTGTGTGTTTAACTCAAATTAGAGAAAAAATGGATGCAGATTTGAGTTTTGACTTTGTTTGTAGAGCAGGGATTTGTGGAAGCTGTGCTATGATGATTAACGGTAAGCCAAAACTTGCTTGTAAAACTTTAACAAAAGATTATCCAGATGGCGTTATAGAGCTCATGCCTTTACCAGCATTTAGACACATTAAAGATTTAAGTGTTAATACAGGCGAGTGGTTTGATGGTATGTGTAAACGCGTTGAAAGTTGGGTACATAATGAAAAAGAAACAGATATTTCAAAACTTGAAGAGCGTATTGAACCAGAAGTAGCTGATGAGACTTTTGAGCTTGATCGTTGTATAGAGTGCGGAATTTGTGTTGCTTCTTGTGCGACTAAATTAATGAGACCTGATTTTATTGCAGCTACCGGTCTTTTAAGAACAGCTAGATATTTACAAGATCCACATGATCATAGAACCATAGAAGATTTTTATGAATTAGTAGGTGATGATGATGGTGTATTTGGATGTATGTCTTTACTTGCTTGTGAAGATAATTGTCCAAAAGAACTACCTTTACAAAGTAAAATCGCTTACATGAGAAGACAGCTTGTCGCTCAAAGAGACAAATAATCCTAGCCCCCAAGAAAAGGGGGCTTTTAAAACACTACTAAAACAAATTTGGCAAAATCATAGCGTATATCTTGATATAAATACTCTTTTTGATGAAAGTTTGGTTGATACTCAAAAAGCAGCAATCATTTTAAGCACTAATCTTGATAATTATGAAAGATTTAGTGCTTTAAATGAATTTAAAAATTTAATGAAAAGTTTAAATTTACGCTTAGATCTTTATAGCATACAATATGCTCAAGTTTGTTTTATTAATGCTTTAAATTTAGGAATTTTAGACAAAAATGAGCTTTTAAAGGCTTTAGAAAAACTTCAAAAAATTACTGATAATACTTTAGTTTATACTTTTGTGTCTAATCAAATAGTTATCCAAAAAGATTATAAACAAGAAGTTAAAAATTCTCATCAAACATTAGATTATATTAATCAAAACTTGCAAGAACTTTGTGAAGATGTAAAAGTTCAAAAACTTTTACAAGATGCTTTGCTTAAATTCAGTAATATTGATTTTTCAATCGCAGTAACTGGAGTGGTAAATGCTGGAAAATCAAGTATGCTAAATGCACTTTTAAAAAAAGATTTTTTAGGTGTTTCTAATGTCCCAGAAACTGCAAACTTAACTATTTTAAAATATGGTCAAAATCAAAGAGCAAAGATTTATTTTTGGGATAATCAAGAATGGCAAAATATTTTAATAAGCTCTAAAGACAATCAAGATATGCAAGAACTTATAAAACAATTAGAGCAAAATTTTAACCTAAATGAGTATATTGAAAAAGAAAATAAAAATATAGAAATAAATTTTGATGAATTAAAAAACTACACTAGTGCAAAAAATAAAATTTCAGCATTAATTAAAAAAATAGAACTTTTTTCAACACTTGATTTTTTAAAAGATAATGTTTATATAGTTGATACTCCAGGACTTGATGATGTTATTATTCAAAGAGAGCTTTTAACAAAGGATTTTATTAAAAAGGCTGATTTTTTAATCCATCTTATGAATGCTTCTCAAAGTCTTAGTCAAAAAGATTGTGATTTTATTATAGAATGCTTGCTAACTTCAAGAGTAAGTAAGCTTTTAATCGTTCTTACTAAGGCTGATTTGCTTAGCCAAAAAGATTTACAAGAAGTAATTGGCTATACTAAAAATAAACTCAAAAATACTCTAATGCAAAAACAATTAAACCAAGAATTATTAGATAGTGTAAATTTTGTGTGTATTTCTTCGAAATTAGCTAATGATTTTTATCAAAATAAAGGTGGCAATTTAGAACAAAGCAATATTTTAACACTACAAGAGCAAATAGCTAAAAGTTTATATAGTAAAAATAAAATTGCTTTAAATGCTTATAAAAAAGAATTATTATTGCATTTAGAAAAAATCGAAGAAAAAATCAATTTTTCTAATAAAATATTAAATTATGAAAATTTTGAACTTGATAAGCAAAATAAAACAATAATTGATGATTTTAAATCAAAAAAAGAAAAATTAAATCAAGTAAAAGCGGAATTAAATGCTATTTTTAATACAAAAAATGAAAATACTCAAGAAGTTTTAACACTTTTACATTTATTAGCTAAGAAGTTAAAAGAAAAACTCATAGATGAGTTGAAGTATAATCAAAATAATAAAATCAAAAACAATACTCAAAGATTAAATACTATCATAGATACGACTTTAAAAGATGGTATTTTTGATCTTTTAAGAGAATTAAAATACCAAAGTGAATATAAAATTAGCGAGATTAAAAATATATTAAGTATTAAATATGATTTTTTAAAAGATATTTTAGAGCAAAATTGTGATGATTTTAAAAGTAAGGTTGAAGCAAAAATAGAAGGTATTTTTAATGATAAGATTTTTTTTGCTTTAAAATCAGATCTTTTAGAAAGCATCATGCAAAATAAAGATATTTATAAATTACAAACTACATTGGAAGATCAAATTTTAAAACAACTACAAACTTTTGGTATAGAAACGATAGCAAATGAGCTAAAAAACAATCAAGAATTTTTTACAAATTTAGAGTATAGTTTAAATTTATATGAAAAAGAACAAGAAGAACAAATTAAAGACTTGAAAGATTTGATTTTACAAATAGAACAAAATGAAAAAAATACCAAAGAGCTTTTAGAAAAAAACAATGCAAAATTACAAAGCTTAAAGACTTTAAAAGCGGAGCTTTTAAATGCAAAGTGATTTGATTAATGAATTTTTAAAAGCTTACGAAAATGCTTATTGTAAAAGTTTTGATGATAGTTTTGAAGGAAAAATCCTTGCGATAAAAAATGCCTTTTTAGAGCCAAGTTTGCATTTAAACGATACTTTTCTTAAAGATCTTGAAATGATTATAGCTAGTTATAAAAAAGCTGTTAATGTAGCTATTATAGGGCAGTTTTCTAGTGGTAAATCTACGCTTTTAAATTTAATTTTGCAAAAAGAATGTTTGCCAACAGGTGTGGTTCCTGTTACCTTTAAGCCTACTTTTTTGCGTTATGCTAAGGAGTATTTTTTAAGAGTTGAATATGAAGATGGTAGTGATGAGGTTGTAGATATAAGTGAGCTTTCTAAATTTAGTGATCAAAGAAATAAACTAAAAGAAACCAAAAGTTTGCATCTTTTTGCACCTATTGAGCTTTTAAAAAATATTACTTTGATAGATACTCCAGGGCTTAATGCAAATGATATTGATACGCTAACTACTTTTAAAGAACTTTCTTTTATGCATAGTGCAATTTGGCTTAGTTTGATTGATAATGCGGGTAAAAAAAGTGAAGAAGATGCCATAAAAGCAAATGCTAAGCTTTTAGAGCGTGGTGGAATTTGTGTGCTTAATCAAAAAGATAAACTAAGTCAAGAAGAGCTAGAAAATGTTTTAAACTATGCACATTTAGTGTTTGATAAATATTTTGAAAAAATCATAGCAATTTCATGCAAAGAAGCAAAGTTTGATTTACAAAAGTCAAATTTGCCTTTGCTTTATGAGTATTTGCAGGAGCTTGATTATGAGCGTATTAAAAAAGATTTTATCAAAGAAAAGCTTAGTGATTTGTGTGAGCTTTTATCAAATCAATATAATTTGTTTCAAAATGCTCTAGAGCAACTAGAGCTTAAATTTAACGCTATTTTACAAACTTTTGAAGCAAATGAGCTTGAACAAAAAATTAAGATTTTAAATCACAATTGTTTAGATAAATTAAAATTAGTGGGTGAAAAAATCTCCCAAGAAATTTTAAAATTTATTAAAGAAAAAGATAGTAGTTATTACAAAGAAGCTAAGGGTTTGTTTAAGAAAAATCTTTATGAGAAAATTGCTTATAAAGCACCGTATCTTTCAAGTGATGATGCATTTTTGGCTATGTTTTATCACTCTGAAACAATGAATAAAGAATTTAAAAAGCTAAAAAATGAAATTGCTTTAGAATTTAGTCAAATTAAAGATGATTTTTCACAACTTTTTACTAATTTAGAAGAACAAATTTTGCTTTTTAAAGCACAATTTTCAAATTTACAAAAAGAAAATGCTTTGGAGAGTGAAAAAGAATTTGCTAGTTTTAGAAGTTTTGCTAGTGCTAGTGAGGAATTTTTTGTAAAAGATTTTAAGCAGTTGTTGTTTAAAAGTCAGCTAGAACTTGATTTATTTTTAGAAAAACTTAATCTAAAAGCATTGGCAAATTATGAAAGTGCTACTAAGCTTACTTTGGGATTTTTTAGTGCTAAAATGAATGCAAGTAAAGAATTTTACGAGCTTGATAGTACAGAATTTAGCTTATACCATCCAAAAGCAAGTGAAGTTCATCAAAGAGTATTAACCGAGCTTAATGTCTATGAGTTTGAAGACTTGCTGTTAAATAAGCCTGTGGTTTTGAAAATTTATAAAAATTATGTGCAAAGTTTTATTGATTTTATCGAAGCTAAAAGGCAGATTATTTTAAATTTAAAAAACGAATTTGAGACTAAAAAATCAATGATTTCTAGCATCAAACTTCAAATTTCTAAACTTTAAAATTTTCTAATAATATTTTTTTTAAGATTTTAAAAATTATATATTTGAGAGTTTTTTTACACCATTTGTTATAAAAGTATGCAAAAGCTTATTTTTTATATTTCTTGAATTTGTAAGTTCTAGTATTTATCTTTATTTGTAGTGGATAAATAGAAATAGGCTAAAGATTTTTTCTAAGCAAAGAGCTGATTTCTAAACTTTTTGCTTTATTTTGAAGTAAAATTTCTTCTAAAATTTCTAAATTCTTTGGCGAAAGAAATTCAAGAAGTTCTAAGAGATTGCTATAGTTTTGGTGAGAAATTTTGTTTTTATAAAGTTTGCGGACAATTTTAAAATTTTCTTCTTTTTTATCACTGAAAAGCTCTTGTTCAAAAACCCCTAAAGCATCAGCAATAAAAGGTATCATATCTGCTTTTATGTCGATATTTCCATTTAAGTAAGCATAAATACTTGAAAGTGTAGGAATTTCTCCTGTTTTATTTGCTCTCATTCCTAAATTTATTAAGCGATTAGCTAGTTCTTTTTTGCTGATGTTTTTCTCTTTTAAAATTTCATTGATTCTATTGACAACTTTCATTTTCCTACTTTTAATCTATAGTTTATCTGTAATTTTAAGCTAGTTTATTATTGTAAAAGTATAATTTAAGTATTGATTATCTATAATATTATAGTTTTTCAATAAAAACTAGGAGTTATATTTGGCAAAATTATCTATCATCATTCCTTTTGGCACAAGTAAAGAGCGTCCTTATATCAAAGAAAGAGTGATAAACAAGGCAAATGAATATAAAAGTGATGATTTAATCGAATATATTTTTGTAGAAGGTTTTTCATCTTTAGAACACAATGAGCTTAAAAGTCTTATTGAAAGTAAAGGACATCGTTATTTTAAAGATGAAATACAGCAAATCAATAAGGCTTTTTCACTAGGACAATGTAGAAATTTAGGCATTATTAATGCAAAAAGTGATGTAGTAATGTCCTTGGATGTTGATTGTGTGATAAGCGAAAAAAATTTAGAAAATATTTTAGAGTTAATAAGTATAAAAGAAATAGATAAAAATCCTAATGCTTTTTTGGTCTTACCTTGTGTATTTTTAAATGAATTTGGAACTGAATTTTATTTAAATCAAAATTTTTACAATAAAGATATATTTTTTAAAAATGATCTCATTAGCGGAAAACGAGAATTTGTTAAATATTCTTTATGAAAGCCTCTTCTTCTGTCATTTTTAATCGCTTTAAATTTTTAGAGCTTGGTGGCTATGATAAAGATTTTAAAGGCTGGGGAAGTGAAGATTTTGATTTTCTAACTAGGCTTTTAAAAAATTGTGCTGAATTTGAAGCAATGCCTAGGGATTTAAGTTATTTTGCTAAAAACTGGGATTTTAATGAATTTAAAGGTTTTAGGGCGTGGTTTTCTTTAGCGGCAGAAGAAGCAATATTGCAAGGAATATATATTTATCATCTTTGGCACATTGAACCCAATCAAAATGGATATTTTAATAATAGAGATTCTAATCATCAAAAATTTTATCAAAGATTAAAAACTTACAAAAATATTTTTGATGGCCCTGATAGCTTAATAGAAAATGAAGCTAAAAATCGCAATGTTTTAGTATTTTTTCGACAAAACTCAAATATGCATAATAGTTTGCGAGCAATAATGCCTTATTTTGAAAAAACCATTTCAGCTAAAGAATACTATTTTTTCGATGAAAAAGATAGATTTGATTCTAAAA
Coding sequences:
- a CDS encoding glycosyltransferase, yielding MAKLSIIIPFGTSKERPYIKERVINKANEYKSDDLIEYIFVEGFSSLEHNELKSLIESKGHRYFKDEIQQINKAFSLGQCRNLGIINAKSDVVMSLDVDCVISEKNLENILELISIKEIDKNPNAFLVLPCVFLNEFGTEFYLNQNFYNKDIFFKNDLISGKREFVKYSL
- a CDS encoding dynamin family protein — protein: MSLKETNNPSPQEKGAFKTLLKQIWQNHSVYLDINTLFDESLVDTQKAAIILSTNLDNYERFSALNEFKNLMKSLNLRLDLYSIQYAQVCFINALNLGILDKNELLKALEKLQKITDNTLVYTFVSNQIVIQKDYKQEVKNSHQTLDYINQNLQELCEDVKVQKLLQDALLKFSNIDFSIAVTGVVNAGKSSMLNALLKKDFLGVSNVPETANLTILKYGQNQRAKIYFWDNQEWQNILISSKDNQDMQELIKQLEQNFNLNEYIEKENKNIEINFDELKNYTSAKNKISALIKKIELFSTLDFLKDNVYIVDTPGLDDVIIQRELLTKDFIKKADFLIHLMNASQSLSQKDCDFIIECLLTSRVSKLLIVLTKADLLSQKDLQEVIGYTKNKLKNTLMQKQLNQELLDSVNFVCISSKLANDFYQNKGGNLEQSNILTLQEQIAKSLYSKNKIALNAYKKELLLHLEKIEEKINFSNKILNYENFELDKQNKTIIDDFKSKKEKLNQVKAELNAIFNTKNENTQEVLTLLHLLAKKLKEKLIDELKYNQNNKIKNNTQRLNTIIDTTLKDGIFDLLRELKYQSEYKISEIKNILSIKYDFLKDILEQNCDDFKSKVEAKIEGIFNDKIFFALKSDLLESIMQNKDIYKLQTTLEDQILKQLQTFGIETIANELKNNQEFFTNLEYSLNLYEKEQEEQIKDLKDLILQIEQNEKNTKELLEKNNAKLQSLKTLKAELLNAK
- a CDS encoding galactosyltransferase-related protein, giving the protein MKASSSVIFNRFKFLELGGYDKDFKGWGSEDFDFLTRLLKNCAEFEAMPRDLSYFAKNWDFNEFKGFRAWFSLAAEEAILQGIYIYHLWHIEPNQNGYFNNRDSNHQKFYQRLKTYKNIFDGPDSLIENEAKNRNVLVFFRQNSNMHNSLRAIMPYFEKTISAKEYYFFDEKDRFDSKSFLKFYHQNNITHIIFSNSHANVSAEK
- a CDS encoding helix-turn-helix domain-containing protein translates to MKVVNRINEILKEKNISKKELANRLINLGMRANKTGEIPTLSSIYAYLNGNIDIKADMIPFIADALGVFEQELFSDKKEENFKIVRKLYKNKISHQNYSNLLELLEFLSPKNLEILEEILLQNKAKSLEISSLLRKNL
- a CDS encoding dynamin family protein → MQSDLINEFLKAYENAYCKSFDDSFEGKILAIKNAFLEPSLHLNDTFLKDLEMIIASYKKAVNVAIIGQFSSGKSTLLNLILQKECLPTGVVPVTFKPTFLRYAKEYFLRVEYEDGSDEVVDISELSKFSDQRNKLKETKSLHLFAPIELLKNITLIDTPGLNANDIDTLTTFKELSFMHSAIWLSLIDNAGKKSEEDAIKANAKLLERGGICVLNQKDKLSQEELENVLNYAHLVFDKYFEKIIAISCKEAKFDLQKSNLPLLYEYLQELDYERIKKDFIKEKLSDLCELLSNQYNLFQNALEQLELKFNAILQTFEANELEQKIKILNHNCLDKLKLVGEKISQEILKFIKEKDSSYYKEAKGLFKKNLYEKIAYKAPYLSSDDAFLAMFYHSETMNKEFKKLKNEIALEFSQIKDDFSQLFTNLEEQILLFKAQFSNLQKENALESEKEFASFRSFASASEEFFVKDFKQLLFKSQLELDLFLEKLNLKALANYESATKLTLGFFSAKMNASKEFYELDSTEFSLYHPKASEVHQRVLTELNVYEFEDLLLNKPVVLKIYKNYVQSFIDFIEAKRQIILNLKNEFETKKSMISSIKLQISKL
- a CDS encoding fumarate reductase iron-sulfur subunit → MSRKLTIRAFKYNPLSKISKPHFVTYELEETPFMTIFVCLTQIREKMDADLSFDFVCRAGICGSCAMMINGKPKLACKTLTKDYPDGVIELMPLPAFRHIKDLSVNTGEWFDGMCKRVESWVHNEKETDISKLEERIEPEVADETFELDRCIECGICVASCATKLMRPDFIAATGLLRTARYLQDPHDHRTIEDFYELVGDDDGVFGCMSLLACEDNCPKELPLQSKIAYMRRQLVAQRDK